In the Flavobacterium sp. 90 genome, TAAGTTAATTATTAATTATATTATTTTAAAGGTAAATTATTTGTTTTGTCATTTTTTTTTGAATGAAAAATTGCATAATATGTTTTTATAGCGTGTTGTATATGGGTTTTTACGAAAATGTCCCCTTTTATAAATGAATTTTTCCCTGTCATAAAAACTTCTTGTATCCTTAATTTGCAAAGTGAGTTGACCAGCTACAACGTTTGAAAAATAATCTTTTGTTTTTTATTCCAAGTCAAGTCAACGAAAACAAACTAACCAATTATCGTAACCAAAAAAAAATTAAACATGACTAACATTCCAATTAAAATTTACCCGGACAAGCTTTTTCTTATTCTGAAAAAAATAGAGTAAGCTTATTAAAAAAGGAGATTATAATTTTAAGAAACGATTTCTATTTAGAAACAATCATCCGAAAAATAGACTTTGTTTCTTCTAAAAAATTATAGATCCATTCAATCAATTTGTGACCAACACTCATTAATAAAAACTAACTTAAACAAAACCAATTTTTAAAAAGTATGAAAAGAATTAAAACCAAATTTTTACTTTTATTACTCTTACTTCCTTTTTGTGTTTTTGCTCAGAACACAATAAGCGGTATTGTCTTGGAAAAGTCCACCAAGCAGCCCATACCGGGAGCCAACATAAAAGTATTAGGTACAAATATCAGTACCTCGACTGATTTTGATGGAAAATTTCAATTATCCGGAGTAAAAGCAGATAGCAAAATTGTATTTTCTTATACAGGTTATACCAATCAGACTGTCGCAGTTGCCGGACAAAAAAACATTACGGTAAATCTTGAAGAAGATAATAACCAACTGAAAGAAGTAGTCGTTCAGGTAGGTTACGGAAGTGTGAAAAAGAAAGATGCTACGGGATCTGTAACAGCGCTTACTACGAAAGACTTTAACAAAGGAAACAATATTTCAACAGAAAACTTGCTTAACGGTAGAGTTGCCGGTTTGACTGTAAACTCAACTGGTGCGCCGGGTTCTAGTTCTCAAATTAGAATTCGTGGAGGAAGTTCACTTTTTGCAAGTAATGATCCGCTTATTGTAATTGACGGATTGCCTTTGGATAACAGTACAAATGTTGGAGCATCTTCGTTTATGGCATCGCTGAATCCTGCAACTGTTGAATCGATTACGGTTTTAAAAGATGCATCGGCTTCTGCAATTTACGGTTCTCGAGCTTCAAATGGTGTAATTATTATTACGACTAAAAAAGGTAGCAAAACATTATCTGTAGATTATAATGTGCAATATGCTGCGGGATCATTGACTAAAACAGTTGATGTTTTTAGTGCAGACGAATTTAGAAGTGTTATTGCAGACAGAAGAAGTGATGATTTAAGCAAATTAGGAACTGCAAATACAGATTGGCAAAGAGCAATTTACAGAAACACCGGAACAATAGATCAAAGTTTAGCAGTTAGAGGAAGTTTATTTAATATCATTCCGACAAGTTTAACTTTAGGAAATACTGATCAGCAAGGTTTGCGTTTGACAAATGAGTTTAAAAGAAATACTGTTGGTTTAGTAATGAATCCAACTTTCTTAGACAATCATTTAAAAATGAGACTTTCTGCGAATTATGCAAACGAAAAAAACAGATTTACAGATGGTGTTGAAGGAGCTGCGATTGGTTTTGACCCAACGCAACCTATAAAAGTTGAAGGCGCGCCTTATGGAGGGTATTTTGAATATACTACAGGCGTTGATGCAAACGGAAATTATCCTTTGGTTTCAACTGCGGCAAGAAATCCAGTTTCGCAATTGTTGAATACAAATGACAGAGGAAAGAACGACAGATTTTTTGGAAATTTTGAAGTTGATTATAAATTTCACTTTTTCCCAGCTTTAAGAGCCGTTGTAAATGTTGGTTTTGATGAATCAAACGGAGAAAGAAGAAGATTGGTTGGTGCTGATGCAGGTTCTGCTCCATCAAACAACAATATTCCGTATGGCACAAATGAATATACAGAAGCGATGAGAAGAAATAAGTTATTAGATACTTATTTAGTTTATAATAAAACGTTCAAATCATTGAATTTTGAAATGACTGGTGGTTATTCATACCAAAAATTTCAAAGCTCAAAATTTGAAACCGGTAATATTTTAAATCCTGATTTACCATCGACATTTCCTGAAACGACTTTAGATACAGATGTTGTTTTATTAGGATTCTTTGCGAGAACAAACTTAAACTTCAGAGATAAATATTTATTGACATTATCTTACAGACGAGATGGTTCTTCTAGATTTGAAGAAGCAAACCGTTGGGGAAATTTCCCTTCTGTAGCTTTTGCATGGAAAATGAAAGAAGATTTCTTTAAAGACAGTACCGTATTATCTGACTTAAAATTAAGATTAAGTTATGGTATCACTGGACAACAGGATATTCCTGAACCAAACGGATACTTGCAGAAATACATGGTAGGTGGCGGAAATGCTGAATACTATTTTGGTACAAGTCCGGTTCCGGTTGCACTTCCTTCAAAAAGAACAAACAACTTGAAATGGGAAGAAACAAGTTCGTATAATGCAGGTCTTGATTTTGGTTTCTTAAACAATCGTTTATCTGCAGGACTTGATGTTTACTACAAAGAATCTAAAGATTTATTAGTAAACGCAGCAATTTCTGATGGAAGTAATTTCTCTAACCGTGTGTATCAAAACGTTGGTAGCTTTACTACAAAAGGTGTTGAGTTTACGATTAATGCAAATGCGATTAAAACATTGGATTTTAACTGGAATATGAATTTCAATATTTCAAAATTCGAAAGAAGAATCAAAAATCTGGTTAACGGAACTGATATCTTTTTGGGAGATAATATCGCAGGAACAGGAACTCCGGGACAAATTTTCAGAGAAGGTTACACGCCATATTCTTTCTACGTTTACAAACAATTGTACAACAATGAAGGAAAACCAATCGATGGTGCTTTTGCAGATTTGAATGGTGATAATATCAAAAACGATTCAGACAAATACATTTATAATAATCCGGATCCGGATTTTACATTAGGATTTGCATCTAATATGAATTACAAAAAGTTTGACTTTTCATTCAATTTAAGAGCAAGTATTGGTAACAGAATTTTTAATGCTGTAGATGCGAGCAGAGCACAATATGATGCGATGGAAAATGGAGGTGTTTTAAGTAATATTCCAAGTCAGGTAACACAGACTAATTTTCAAACTACTTCAAATGTAGTATTATCAGATCTTTATATTGAGAATGCTTCTTTCTTAAAAATGGATAACATTACTTTAGGATATACGCTAAATAATTGGGTAAACAGCAAAGCTTCATTAAGAGTATCAACGGGAGTTCAGAACGTTTTTGTACTTACAAAGTACACTGGTTTAGATCCTGAAATTACAAACAACGGTGTAGACAAAACAATTTATCCAAGACAACGATCAGTATTATTTGGTCTTAATCTTAAATTTTAATACAGCAATCATGAAAAAATATATATTAATAACAATAGTAGCATTGACTGTCGTTTTTCAGTCGTGTACAGATGATTTAAACGTAGTTTCGAAAGATGACGACGTTCTTTCTTCTGATGTATTATTTTCTACACCTG is a window encoding:
- a CDS encoding SusC/RagA family TonB-linked outer membrane protein, which translates into the protein MKRIKTKFLLLLLLLPFCVFAQNTISGIVLEKSTKQPIPGANIKVLGTNISTSTDFDGKFQLSGVKADSKIVFSYTGYTNQTVAVAGQKNITVNLEEDNNQLKEVVVQVGYGSVKKKDATGSVTALTTKDFNKGNNISTENLLNGRVAGLTVNSTGAPGSSSQIRIRGGSSLFASNDPLIVIDGLPLDNSTNVGASSFMASLNPATVESITVLKDASASAIYGSRASNGVIIITTKKGSKTLSVDYNVQYAAGSLTKTVDVFSADEFRSVIADRRSDDLSKLGTANTDWQRAIYRNTGTIDQSLAVRGSLFNIIPTSLTLGNTDQQGLRLTNEFKRNTVGLVMNPTFLDNHLKMRLSANYANEKNRFTDGVEGAAIGFDPTQPIKVEGAPYGGYFEYTTGVDANGNYPLVSTAARNPVSQLLNTNDRGKNDRFFGNFEVDYKFHFFPALRAVVNVGFDESNGERRRLVGADAGSAPSNNNIPYGTNEYTEAMRRNKLLDTYLVYNKTFKSLNFEMTGGYSYQKFQSSKFETGNILNPDLPSTFPETTLDTDVVLLGFFARTNLNFRDKYLLTLSYRRDGSSRFEEANRWGNFPSVAFAWKMKEDFFKDSTVLSDLKLRLSYGITGQQDIPEPNGYLQKYMVGGGNAEYYFGTSPVPVALPSKRTNNLKWEETSSYNAGLDFGFLNNRLSAGLDVYYKESKDLLVNAAISDGSNFSNRVYQNVGSFTTKGVEFTINANAIKTLDFNWNMNFNISKFERRIKNLVNGTDIFLGDNIAGTGTPGQIFREGYTPYSFYVYKQLYNNEGKPIDGAFADLNGDNIKNDSDKYIYNNPDPDFTLGFASNMNYKKFDFSFNLRASIGNRIFNAVDASRAQYDAMENGGVLSNIPSQVTQTNFQTTSNVVLSDLYIENASFLKMDNITLGYTLNNWVNSKASLRVSTGVQNVFVLTKYTGLDPEITNNGVDKTIYPRQRSVLFGLNLKF